The following are encoded together in the Methylorubrum sp. B1-46 genome:
- a CDS encoding quinoprotein dehydrogenase-associated SoxYZ-like carrier, giving the protein MKRLMLALGLTLSAAALAPVPGMAGATDTDEERAARWSEIKASIFGDRKVEASPSAVAIDAPARALDAALVPIGLTLADKDSVKALSFVIDDNPSPYAASFTFGPAADPGEIKLRVRVNNYTNVHAVVETKDGRLLESAKFVKASGGCSAPMGMSDEEAMKGMGEMRMKFAGEPQAGKPIEATLMVRHPNFSGMQMNQLTRDYTPARYIEKLDVTAGDTLVFHLAGDISIASNPVINFAMRPDIRGPVKVVASDNQGGRWEQSFPLPSASN; this is encoded by the coding sequence ATGAAACGCCTGATGCTCGCCCTTGGCCTGACGCTCTCCGCGGCGGCACTCGCGCCCGTCCCCGGCATGGCCGGCGCCACCGATACCGACGAGGAGCGTGCCGCCCGCTGGAGCGAGATCAAGGCGTCGATCTTCGGCGATCGGAAGGTCGAGGCCAGCCCGAGCGCGGTCGCCATCGACGCCCCCGCCCGCGCGCTTGATGCCGCCCTGGTGCCGATCGGCCTGACGCTCGCCGACAAGGACAGCGTCAAGGCCCTCTCCTTCGTCATCGATGACAACCCCTCGCCCTACGCGGCAAGCTTCACCTTCGGCCCGGCCGCCGATCCGGGCGAGATCAAGCTCCGGGTGCGGGTGAACAACTACACCAACGTCCACGCCGTGGTGGAGACCAAGGACGGCCGGCTTCTCGAATCCGCCAAGTTCGTCAAGGCGTCGGGTGGTTGCTCGGCGCCGATGGGCATGAGCGACGAGGAGGCGATGAAGGGCATGGGCGAGATGCGCATGAAGTTCGCCGGGGAGCCTCAGGCCGGCAAGCCGATCGAGGCGACGCTGATGGTCCGCCACCCGAATTTCTCGGGCATGCAGATGAACCAGCTCACCCGCGACTACACGCCCGCCCGCTACATCGAGAAGCTCGACGTGACCGCGGGCGACACGCTGGTGTTCCACCTCGCCGGCGACATCTCGATCGCCTCGAACCCGGTCATCAACTTTGCCATGCGGCCCGACATCCGGGGCCCGGTCAAGGTCGTGGCCTCCGACAACCAGGGCGGACGCTGGGAGCAGAGCTTCCCGCTTCCGTCGGCGAGCAACTGA
- a CDS encoding aminotransferase class V-fold PLP-dependent enzyme: protein MAATRRPGRNHLFVPGPTNIPDRVMRAMMVQSEDHRSVDFPSLTKPLFEDTKKVFGSTEGTIFLFPASGTGIWESALTNTLARGDKVLTSRYGQFSHLWIDMAQRLGLDVIVQEEEWGTGAKPEKIEEALRADKDHQIKAVMVVHNETATGVTSNIGAVRKAIDAAGHPAMLFVDGVSSIGSLPFYADEWKVDCAIAGSQKGLMLPAGLGVICVSQKALKAAEGQSGRNDRLARVYFDWEDHKKQNPAGYFPYTPPLPLLYGLREALACLFEEGLENVYHRHAVLGEATRQAVAAWGLKTCAKSPEWNSDTVTAILAPEGVDAAKIIKHAYVRYNLALGAGLSQVAGKVFRIGHVGDLNELSLLGAIAGAEMSLLDNGVKVTPGSGVAAASSYLRENPLSKS, encoded by the coding sequence ATGGCGGCAACGAGACGTCCGGGACGCAACCACCTGTTCGTTCCCGGCCCGACCAACATCCCGGACCGGGTGATGCGCGCCATGATGGTGCAGTCCGAGGATCACCGCTCGGTCGATTTCCCGTCCCTGACGAAGCCGCTCTTCGAGGACACCAAGAAGGTGTTCGGCTCGACCGAGGGCACGATCTTCCTGTTCCCGGCCTCCGGCACCGGCATCTGGGAATCGGCGCTGACCAACACGCTCGCCCGCGGCGACAAGGTGCTGACCTCGCGCTACGGCCAGTTCAGCCACCTCTGGATCGACATGGCCCAGCGCCTCGGCCTGGACGTGATCGTCCAGGAGGAGGAGTGGGGCACCGGCGCCAAGCCCGAGAAGATCGAGGAGGCCCTGCGCGCCGACAAGGATCATCAGATCAAGGCCGTCATGGTGGTCCATAACGAGACCGCAACCGGCGTGACCTCGAACATCGGCGCCGTGCGCAAGGCGATCGACGCTGCCGGCCATCCGGCCATGCTGTTCGTCGACGGCGTGTCCTCGATCGGCTCGCTGCCGTTCTACGCCGACGAGTGGAAGGTCGATTGCGCCATCGCCGGCTCCCAGAAGGGCCTGATGCTGCCGGCCGGCCTCGGCGTGATCTGCGTCAGCCAGAAGGCGCTCAAGGCGGCCGAGGGCCAATCCGGCCGCAACGACCGGCTTGCCCGCGTCTACTTCGACTGGGAAGACCACAAGAAGCAGAACCCGGCCGGCTACTTCCCCTACACCCCGCCGCTGCCGCTGCTCTACGGCCTGCGCGAGGCGCTCGCCTGCCTGTTCGAGGAAGGCCTGGAGAACGTCTACCACCGCCACGCCGTGCTCGGTGAGGCGACCCGCCAGGCCGTCGCGGCCTGGGGCCTGAAGACCTGCGCCAAGTCGCCGGAGTGGAACTCCGACACCGTCACCGCCATCCTGGCGCCCGAGGGTGTGGACGCGGCCAAGATCATCAAGCACGCCTATGTGCGCTACAACCTCGCGCTGGGCGCCGGCCTGTCCCAGGTTGCGGGCAAGGTGTTCCGCATCGGCCACGTGGGTGATCTCAACGAGCTGTCCCTGCTCGGCGCGATCGCCGGTGCCGAGATGTCGCTCCTCGACAACGGCGTGAAGGTGACGCCGGGCTCGGGTGTGGCTGCGGCCTCCAGCTACCTGCGCGAGAACCCCCTCTCGAAGTCCTGA
- a CDS encoding ribonuclease HII, with amino-acid sequence MPPRSKPAKAARPFDPALAATYPAVIGCDEVGRGALCGPVMVAAVWFDPLAFPPEILARLDDSKRLDRATREALTPLIRAHARVSLAGGSRALVDRVNVRGATLDAMRRAVAGLRLDATVLVDGRDAIPGLTQACRAVVGGDRLVPQIAAASIVAKTFRDEIMRRLALRHPAYAWERNAGYGTAAHLAGLLAQGRSPHHRVSFTGRFEAAGAVSGT; translated from the coding sequence ATGCCCCCCCGCTCGAAACCCGCCAAAGCCGCGCGCCCCTTCGACCCTGCCCTCGCCGCGACCTATCCGGCGGTGATCGGCTGTGACGAGGTCGGGCGCGGCGCGCTGTGCGGGCCGGTGATGGTGGCCGCCGTCTGGTTCGATCCCCTCGCCTTTCCCCCCGAGATCCTGGCCCGCCTCGACGACAGCAAGCGCCTCGACCGCGCGACGCGCGAGGCCCTGACGCCGCTGATCCGGGCGCATGCGCGGGTCTCGCTCGCGGGCGGCTCGCGGGCGCTGGTAGACCGGGTGAACGTGCGCGGGGCGACCCTCGACGCCATGCGCCGGGCGGTCGCCGGCCTGAGGCTCGATGCGACCGTGCTGGTGGACGGGCGCGACGCGATCCCCGGCCTGACGCAAGCCTGCCGCGCGGTGGTCGGCGGCGACCGCCTCGTGCCGCAGATCGCCGCCGCCTCCATCGTCGCCAAGACCTTTCGCGACGAGATCATGCGCCGGCTCGCGCTGCGCCACCCGGCCTATGCTTGGGAGCGCAACGCCGGCTACGGCACCGCTGCCCACCTCGCCGGGCTGCTGGCGCAGGGGCGCTCCCCGCATCACCGGGTGAGCTTTACGGGGCGGTTCGAGGCCGCGGGCGCCGTCTCAGGGACATGA
- a CDS encoding NADP-dependent methylenetetrahydromethanopterin/methylenetetrahydrofolate dehydrogenase — translation MSKKLLFQFDTDATPSVFDVVVGYDGGADHITGYGNVTPENVGAYVDGTIYTRGGKEKQSTAIFVGGGDMAAGERVFAAVKKRFFGPFRVSCMLDSNGSNTTAAAGVALVVKAAGGSVKGKKAVVLAGTGPVGMRSAALLAGEGAEVVLCGRKLDKAQAAADSVNKRFKVNVTAAETPDDASRSEVIKGAHLVFTAGAIGLELLPQASWQNEASIEIVADYNAQPPLGIGGIEATDKGKEYGGKRAFGALGIGGLKLKLHRACIAKLFESSEGVFDAEEIYKLAKEMA, via the coding sequence ATGTCCAAGAAGCTGCTCTTCCAGTTCGACACCGATGCCACCCCGAGCGTGTTCGACGTCGTCGTCGGCTACGATGGCGGTGCCGACCACATCACCGGCTACGGCAACGTCACGCCCGAGAACGTCGGCGCCTATGTCGACGGCACGATCTACACCCGCGGCGGCAAGGAGAAGCAGTCGACGGCGATCTTCGTCGGCGGCGGCGACATGGCGGCCGGCGAGCGCGTCTTCGCGGCGGTGAAGAAGCGCTTCTTCGGCCCGTTCCGCGTCTCCTGCATGCTTGATTCGAACGGCTCCAACACGACCGCCGCGGCGGGCGTGGCGCTCGTCGTCAAGGCGGCGGGCGGCTCGGTGAAGGGCAAGAAGGCCGTGGTGCTCGCGGGCACCGGCCCGGTCGGCATGCGCTCCGCGGCTTTGCTCGCCGGCGAGGGCGCCGAGGTCGTGCTGTGCGGGCGCAAGCTCGACAAGGCGCAGGCCGCGGCCGATTCCGTGAATAAGCGCTTCAAGGTCAACGTCACCGCGGCCGAGACTCCGGACGACGCCTCGCGCTCGGAAGTGATCAAGGGCGCCCATCTCGTCTTCACCGCCGGTGCGATCGGCCTCGAATTGCTGCCGCAGGCGTCCTGGCAGAACGAGGCCTCGATCGAGATCGTGGCCGACTACAACGCCCAGCCGCCGCTCGGAATCGGCGGGATCGAGGCGACCGACAAGGGCAAGGAGTATGGCGGCAAGCGCGCCTTCGGGGCGCTCGGCATCGGCGGCCTGAAGCTCAAGCTGCACCGCGCCTGCATCGCCAAGCTGTTCGAGTCGAGCGAGGGCGTGTTCGACGCCGAGGAGATCTACAAGCTGGCCAAGGAAATGGCCTGA
- a CDS encoding glycosyltransferase family 1 protein has translation MRLLLATDAWHPQVNGVVRSVERMAEAGAGLGVEPLMLTPADFASLPMPGYSEIRLSLVTRGRVLARWKRLAPSHVHIATEGPIGHAVRAACLSLNQPFTTSYHTRFPEYLAARAPVPEAWSYAWLRRFHAAASGTMVSTPSLERELSGRGFTHLMRWTRGVDTELFRPRDLDAFPDLPHPIFLSVGRLAVEKNLAAFLALDLPGSKVVVGDGPDRARLQALAPDAHFLGALTGEALARVYAGADVFVFPSVTDTFGIVLLEALASGLPVAAFPVTGPLDVIGGTDAGVLDADLRTAALAALTIPRERCRAEALRYTWAESARQFYDNIATAHALGPMQRPDRRPSAAALPRPG, from the coding sequence ATGAGGCTGCTGCTCGCCACCGATGCGTGGCACCCGCAGGTCAACGGCGTGGTGCGCTCCGTCGAGCGCATGGCCGAGGCCGGTGCCGGGCTCGGCGTCGAGCCGCTGATGCTGACCCCGGCCGATTTCGCCTCGCTGCCGATGCCGGGCTATTCCGAGATCCGGCTCTCGCTGGTCACCCGTGGGCGGGTGCTCGCGCGCTGGAAGCGGCTGGCGCCGAGCCACGTCCACATCGCGACTGAGGGGCCGATCGGCCACGCGGTGCGCGCCGCCTGCCTGTCGCTGAACCAGCCCTTCACCACGAGCTACCACACCCGCTTCCCCGAATATCTCGCCGCCCGCGCGCCGGTGCCGGAAGCCTGGAGCTACGCGTGGCTGCGCCGCTTCCACGCGGCGGCGAGCGGCACCATGGTCAGCACGCCCTCGCTGGAGCGCGAGCTTTCGGGGCGCGGCTTCACCCACCTGATGCGCTGGACGCGGGGCGTCGATACCGAGCTGTTTCGGCCTCGCGACCTCGACGCCTTCCCCGATCTGCCGCACCCGATCTTTCTCTCGGTCGGGCGGCTTGCGGTCGAGAAAAACCTTGCCGCCTTCCTCGCCCTCGACCTGCCGGGCTCCAAGGTGGTGGTCGGCGACGGGCCGGACCGGGCCCGGCTCCAGGCCCTGGCGCCCGACGCGCATTTCCTCGGCGCGCTGACCGGCGAGGCGCTGGCGCGGGTCTATGCCGGCGCCGACGTCTTCGTCTTCCCGAGCGTGACCGACACCTTCGGCATCGTGCTGCTCGAAGCCCTGGCCTCCGGCCTGCCGGTGGCGGCCTTCCCCGTCACCGGCCCCCTCGACGTCATCGGCGGCACCGATGCAGGCGTCCTCGATGCCGATCTGCGCACCGCCGCGCTCGCCGCACTCACGATCCCGCGGGAGCGCTGCCGGGCGGAGGCCCTCCGCTACACCTGGGCCGAGAGCGCGCGTCAGTTCTACGACAACATCGCGACCGCGCACGCGCTCGGGCCGATGCAGCGCCCCGACCGCCGTCCGAGCGCGGCCGCGCTGCCCCGCCCCGGCTGA
- a CDS encoding D-2-hydroxyacid dehydrogenase yields the protein MTKKVVFLDRESLDATVREFNFPHEYKEYESTWTPEEIVERLQGAEIALINKVPMRADTLKQLPDLKLIAVAATGTDVVDKAAAKAQGITVVNIRNYAFNTVPEHVVGLMFALRRAIVPYANSVRRGDWNKSKQFCYFDYPIYDIAGSTLGIIGYGALGKSIAKRAEALGMKVLAYDVFPQDGLVDLETILTQSDVITLHVPLTPDTRNMIGAEQLKKMKKSAILINTARGGLVDEAALLQALKDGTIGGAGFDVVAQEPPKDGNILCDADLPNLIVTPHVAWASKEAMQILADQLVDNVEAYVAGKPQNVVEA from the coding sequence ATGACAAAGAAAGTCGTCTTCCTCGATCGCGAGTCGCTCGACGCGACCGTGCGCGAATTCAACTTCCCGCACGAGTACAAGGAATACGAGTCGACCTGGACGCCGGAAGAGATCGTCGAGCGCCTTCAGGGCGCCGAGATCGCGCTGATCAACAAGGTGCCGATGCGTGCCGACACGCTGAAACAGCTTCCCGACCTGAAGCTGATCGCGGTGGCTGCCACGGGCACGGACGTCGTCGACAAGGCCGCAGCGAAGGCGCAAGGGATCACGGTCGTCAACATCCGCAACTACGCCTTCAACACGGTCCCCGAGCACGTCGTGGGCCTGATGTTCGCCCTGCGCCGGGCGATCGTTCCTTACGCCAACTCCGTGCGCCGGGGCGATTGGAACAAGTCGAAGCAGTTCTGCTACTTCGACTACCCGATCTACGACATCGCCGGCTCGACCCTCGGCATCATCGGTTACGGCGCGCTCGGCAAGTCGATCGCCAAGCGGGCCGAGGCGCTGGGCATGAAGGTGCTGGCCTACGACGTGTTCCCGCAGGACGGGCTCGTGGATCTCGAAACGATCCTGACCCAGTCCGACGTCATCACGCTGCACGTGCCGCTGACCCCCGACACCCGGAACATGATCGGGGCCGAGCAGCTCAAGAAGATGAAGAAGTCCGCGATCCTCATCAACACGGCCCGCGGCGGGCTCGTGGACGAGGCGGCCCTGCTCCAGGCGCTCAAGGACGGCACCATCGGCGGCGCCGGCTTCGACGTGGTGGCCCAGGAGCCCCCGAAGGACGGCAACATCCTGTGCGACGCCGACCTGCCGAACCTGATCGTCACGCCCCACGTGGCCTGGGCGAGCAAGGAAGCGATGCAGATCCTCGCCGACCAGCTCGTGGACAACGTCGAGGCCTACGTCGCGGGCAAACCGCAGAACGTCGTCGAGGCGTAA
- the rpmG gene encoding 50S ribosomal protein L33 translates to MAKAVTVKIRLVSTADTGYFYVTKKNSRTQTEKMVMKKYDPVARKHVEFKEAKIK, encoded by the coding sequence ATGGCCAAGGCCGTTACCGTCAAGATCCGCCTCGTCTCGACCGCCGATACGGGCTACTTCTACGTCACGAAGAAGAACTCCCGCACGCAGACCGAGAAGATGGTCATGAAGAAGTATGACCCGGTCGCGCGCAAGCACGTCGAGTTCAAGGAAGCCAAGATCAAGTAA
- a CDS encoding rhodanese-like domain-containing protein: protein MRVIARAAAIGPLLVLLLGAAGPADSPVNVPEPEGLYTGPPRGYTPATLRGATVIDRKGLEALLPEAPVLIDVVLADHRPAGLPADRPWLPTHRSIPGAVWMPGAGGAPLSPEKEEAFLRRVAELTGGDRAKPVVTFCRPECWGSWNAGKRLVAAGYSRVHWFPLGVEGWQDDHDTAVAKPDPAWTAATGARAAER, encoded by the coding sequence GTGCGAGTCATCGCCAGGGCCGCGGCCATCGGGCCCCTCCTCGTGCTTCTGCTCGGCGCGGCCGGGCCCGCCGACTCGCCGGTCAACGTGCCGGAGCCCGAGGGCCTCTATACCGGGCCACCGCGGGGCTACACCCCGGCGACCCTCAGGGGCGCGACGGTCATCGATCGGAAGGGGCTCGAAGCCTTGCTGCCGGAAGCTCCGGTTCTCATCGACGTGGTGCTCGCCGACCACCGGCCGGCCGGCCTGCCCGCCGACCGGCCCTGGTTGCCGACCCACCGCTCGATTCCCGGCGCGGTCTGGATGCCGGGGGCCGGCGGCGCGCCGCTCAGCCCTGAGAAGGAGGAGGCCTTCCTGCGGCGGGTGGCCGAGCTGACCGGCGGCGATCGGGCCAAGCCGGTGGTGACCTTCTGCCGGCCGGAATGCTGGGGCAGTTGGAATGCCGGCAAGCGGCTGGTCGCGGCCGGCTACAGCCGCGTCCACTGGTTCCCCCTCGGCGTCGAGGGCTGGCAGGACGACCATGACACCGCCGTCGCCAAGCCCGATCCGGCCTGGACGGCGGCCACTGGAGCGCGCGCGGCCGAGCGCTGA
- a CDS encoding thioredoxin family protein encodes MTTRRHLLAFAPAFLAFGLPGPGLATEPVAYDAQAFEAAQGEGRPILVQISAPWCPICRVQKPILAALSADPRFKALAVFTIDFDTQRDLVRRFGAQMQSTLIVYKGKTEVARSVGETQPEWIEQLLEKAL; translated from the coding sequence ATGACGACCCGCCGCCATCTCCTCGCCTTCGCACCCGCGTTCTTGGCCTTCGGCTTGCCCGGTCCCGGTCTCGCAACGGAGCCGGTCGCCTACGACGCGCAGGCCTTCGAGGCGGCCCAGGGCGAGGGGCGGCCGATCCTCGTGCAGATCTCGGCGCCCTGGTGTCCGATCTGTCGAGTGCAGAAGCCGATCCTGGCGGCGCTCTCGGCCGATCCGCGCTTCAAGGCGCTCGCCGTCTTCACGATCGATTTCGACACGCAGCGTGACCTCGTGCGCCGCTTCGGGGCGCAGATGCAGAGCACGCTCATCGTCTACAAGGGCAAGACCGAAGTGGCCCGCTCAGTCGGTGAGACTCAGCCCGAATGGATCGAGCAACTCCTCGAAAAAGCGCTCTGA
- a CDS encoding UDP-2,3-diacylglucosamine diphosphatase, whose product MSQDPESTIRVRTLFLSDLHLGTKGCQAALLLDFLRDVDADTIYLVGDIVDGWQLRSGWYWPQAHNDVVQKLLRKVRKGAHVVYVPGNHDEFLRDYIGMTFGGVEIADSRVHVAADGKRYLVIHGDQFDMVVRHSKWLAHLGDWAYTTALTVNTVVNRVRRRLGLAYWSLSAWAKLKVKNAVNFIGQFETFLASEARRQGADGVICGHIHHAAHREVEGLTYLNTGDWVESCTGIVEHYDGRMEVLHYPTMLRERRAAESFEPEIRRAVA is encoded by the coding sequence GTGTCCCAAGATCCGGAATCGACCATCCGCGTTCGGACGCTGTTTCTGTCCGATCTTCATCTCGGCACCAAGGGCTGCCAAGCGGCCCTGCTGCTCGACTTCCTGCGCGACGTCGATGCCGATACGATCTACCTCGTCGGCGACATCGTCGACGGCTGGCAGCTCCGCTCGGGGTGGTACTGGCCGCAGGCGCACAACGACGTGGTGCAGAAGCTCCTGCGCAAGGTGCGAAAAGGCGCCCACGTCGTCTACGTGCCCGGCAACCACGACGAGTTCCTGCGCGACTATATCGGCATGACCTTCGGCGGCGTCGAGATCGCCGACAGCCGGGTCCACGTCGCGGCGGACGGCAAGCGCTACCTCGTCATTCACGGCGACCAGTTCGACATGGTGGTGCGCCATTCCAAATGGCTCGCCCATCTCGGCGACTGGGCCTACACCACGGCGCTGACCGTCAACACCGTGGTCAACCGTGTGCGCCGCCGTCTCGGGCTGGCCTACTGGTCGCTCTCGGCCTGGGCCAAGCTGAAGGTGAAGAACGCGGTCAACTTCATCGGCCAGTTCGAGACCTTCCTGGCGAGCGAGGCCCGGCGCCAGGGGGCGGACGGGGTGATCTGCGGCCATATCCATCACGCAGCCCACCGCGAGGTCGAGGGGCTGACCTACCTCAACACCGGCGACTGGGTGGAATCCTGCACCGGCATCGTCGAGCACTACGACGGTCGCATGGAGGTGCTGCACTACCCGACCATGCTGCGCGAACGCCGCGCCGCGGAAAGCTTCGAACCCGAGATCCGCCGCGCCGTCGCCTGA
- a CDS encoding PA0069 family radical SAM protein, with product MGVGVGDRRKPMRGGPGGRRCETSQIAPEARRGRGATANPDGRFEATRRESFDDGWPDEAERSRRTEVTAERARHIITRNASPDIPFDRSINPYRGCEHGCIYCFARPNHGYVGLSPGLDFETRLFSKPDAAALLERELSAPGYRPRTIALGTATDPYQPIERTHGLTRAVLEVLARFRHPVGIVTKSNLILRDRDLLAEIAAQGLVKVAISVTTLDPDLARRLEPRAPHPRKRLEAIRALSEAGVPVMVIAAPVIPSLNDHEIEAILEAARSAGAREANYVLLRLPHELDDLVGDWFTEHYPGRKAHVFSLLSAARGGKTYDAAFGTRMIGQGPYADLIRRRFALAKRRLGFPEEPVRQTTELFRVPPRAGDQLALF from the coding sequence ATGGGCGTCGGAGTGGGTGACAGGCGAAAGCCAATGCGAGGCGGGCCGGGTGGACGCCGCTGCGAGACGTCCCAGATCGCGCCCGAGGCCCGCCGCGGACGCGGGGCGACCGCGAACCCGGACGGACGCTTCGAAGCGACCCGGCGCGAGAGCTTCGACGACGGCTGGCCGGACGAAGCGGAGCGGTCCCGGCGCACCGAGGTGACGGCGGAGCGCGCCCGCCACATCATCACCCGCAACGCCTCGCCGGACATCCCCTTCGATCGCTCGATCAACCCGTACCGCGGCTGCGAGCACGGCTGCATCTACTGCTTCGCCCGGCCGAACCACGGCTATGTCGGTCTGTCGCCGGGCCTCGATTTCGAGACGCGGCTGTTCTCCAAGCCCGATGCCGCGGCGCTTCTGGAGCGGGAATTGTCGGCGCCGGGCTATCGTCCGCGGACCATCGCGCTCGGTACCGCGACCGATCCCTACCAGCCGATCGAGCGCACGCACGGCCTCACCCGCGCCGTGCTGGAGGTGCTCGCGCGCTTCCGCCACCCGGTCGGGATCGTCACCAAGTCGAACCTGATCCTGCGCGACCGCGACCTGTTGGCCGAGATAGCGGCGCAGGGGCTCGTGAAGGTGGCGATCTCGGTCACCACCCTCGATCCCGATCTGGCCCGGCGCCTGGAGCCGCGCGCGCCGCATCCCCGCAAGCGCCTGGAGGCGATCCGGGCTTTGAGCGAGGCGGGGGTACCGGTGATGGTGATCGCCGCCCCCGTCATTCCCTCGCTCAACGACCACGAAATCGAGGCCATCCTCGAAGCCGCCCGTTCGGCCGGCGCGCGGGAGGCGAACTACGTGCTGCTGCGCCTGCCGCACGAACTCGACGACCTCGTCGGCGACTGGTTCACGGAGCATTATCCGGGGCGCAAGGCGCACGTGTTTTCCCTGCTGAGCGCGGCCCGCGGCGGCAAGACCTACGATGCCGCCTTCGGCACCCGCATGATCGGCCAGGGCCCCTACGCCGACCTGATCCGCCGCCGCTTCGCGCTCGCCAAGCGCCGCCTCGGCTTTCCGGAGGAGCCGGTCCGCCAGACGACGGAGCTTTTCCGCGTGCCGCCGCGCGCCGGGGATCAACTCGCGTTGTTCTGA
- the fchA gene encoding methenyltetrahydrofolate cyclohydrolase: MAANETIETFLDGLASSAPTPGGGGAAAISGAMGAALVSMVCNLTIGKKKYVEVEADLKQVLEKSEGLRRTLTGMIADDVEAFDAVMGAYGLPKTTDEEKAARAAKIQEALKTATDVPLACCRVCREVIDLAEIVAEKGNLNVISDAGVAVLSAYAGLRSAALNVYVNAKGLDDRAFAEERLKELEGLLAEAGAINERVYEVVKAKVN; this comes from the coding sequence ATGGCCGCGAACGAGACGATCGAAACCTTCCTCGACGGTCTGGCCAGCTCGGCCCCGACCCCCGGCGGCGGCGGGGCCGCCGCGATCTCCGGTGCCATGGGCGCGGCGCTGGTCTCGATGGTCTGCAACCTCACCATCGGCAAGAAGAAGTACGTCGAGGTCGAGGCCGACCTGAAGCAGGTGCTGGAGAAGTCGGAAGGCCTGCGCCGCACGCTGACCGGCATGATCGCCGACGACGTCGAGGCCTTCGACGCGGTGATGGGCGCCTACGGGCTGCCGAAGACCACCGACGAGGAGAAGGCCGCCCGCGCCGCCAAGATCCAGGAAGCCCTCAAGACCGCGACCGACGTGCCGCTCGCCTGCTGCCGCGTCTGCCGCGAGGTGATCGATCTGGCCGAGATCGTCGCCGAGAAGGGCAATCTCAACGTCATTTCCGATGCCGGCGTCGCGGTGCTCTCGGCCTATGCCGGCCTGCGCTCGGCCGCGCTCAACGTCTACGTCAACGCCAAGGGCCTCGACGACCGCGCCTTCGCCGAGGAGCGGCTGAAGGAGCTGGAAGGTCTGCTGGCCGAGGCAGGCGCGATCAACGAGCGGGTCTACGAGGTCGTGAAGGCCAAGGTGAACTGA
- the panB gene encoding 3-methyl-2-oxobutanoate hydroxymethyltransferase yields MSQVVQTRRLQAVDLIKRKAERRKIIALTAYHAHTARIVDAYCDFVLVGDSLGMVMHGMESTLPVTLEMMILQAQAVMRGTSRALVVVDMPFGSYEASREQAFLNAARVLKETGAGAVKLEGGARFAETVAFLTERGVPVMGHIGLTPQSVNTMGGFKVQGHGAGDEDRLRADARAISDAGAFSIVMEGIVEPVARAIATDPAIRAATIGIGATAACDGQILVLEDMLGLSDRVPKFVKSFGSLRTHIEEAVRAYADEVQAGRFPAEGHTYPPR; encoded by the coding sequence ATGTCGCAGGTCGTTCAAACCCGTCGTCTCCAGGCGGTCGATCTGATCAAGCGCAAGGCCGAGAGGCGCAAGATCATCGCGCTCACGGCCTACCACGCGCACACCGCCCGCATCGTCGATGCCTATTGCGATTTCGTGCTGGTGGGCGACTCCCTCGGCATGGTCATGCACGGCATGGAATCGACCCTGCCGGTGACCCTTGAGATGATGATTCTCCAGGCCCAGGCGGTGATGCGCGGGACCTCGCGCGCCCTGGTCGTGGTCGACATGCCGTTCGGCTCCTACGAGGCGAGCCGCGAGCAGGCCTTCCTCAACGCCGCCCGCGTGCTCAAGGAGACGGGCGCTGGCGCGGTCAAGCTCGAGGGCGGCGCGCGCTTCGCCGAGACGGTCGCCTTCCTGACCGAGCGGGGGGTGCCGGTGATGGGGCATATCGGCCTCACCCCGCAATCGGTGAACACGATGGGCGGCTTCAAGGTGCAGGGGCACGGGGCCGGCGACGAGGACCGGCTGCGGGCCGATGCCCGCGCGATCAGCGATGCGGGCGCCTTCTCCATCGTCATGGAGGGCATCGTCGAGCCGGTGGCGCGGGCCATCGCCACCGATCCCGCGATCCGCGCGGCAACCATCGGCATCGGCGCGACCGCCGCCTGCGACGGGCAGATCCTCGTGCTCGAGGACATGTTGGGCCTCAGCGACCGGGTGCCGAAATTCGTGAAAAGCTTCGGCTCGCTGCGCACCCATATCGAGGAGGCGGTGCGCGCCTACGCCGACGAGGTGCAGGCGGGCCGCTTCCCGGCCGAAGGGCACACCTACCCGCCGCGGTAG